DNA sequence from the Bombus huntii isolate Logan2020A chromosome 16, iyBomHunt1.1, whole genome shotgun sequence genome:
TGCTTCTTGTGAAATTTCAGTCTTTAGATATTTTCGTTATtctgtataaaaattattatatccaCTTCATAAGTTTGTCGAAAACAATAACTTTGTTTACTGCACACAGTGTACCTATATAAAGATACTTTCAACGAGCATGATCCATTGTGATCATTTTATATCCCTAAGAAGCATCAATGTACGATTTGCAaccaattttatttaatttattctatttaaaatatttatttattgtttaagaCTGATTTTCTAGAAAACGTTAAAAATGGACAAACAATATTTGTGCAGTATGCCATCgacatattaattaattagtttcAAGTATATTAAAGTTACGATCAGTATTATTTAATGGTACATACTTTCATACGACTACCAAAATTTCATACCATGAAAGCGAAATGTAGAAtgtgataaaagaaaaaagaggaacacTTCATTAGAAAGTAGCCATTGTATGTGAATTTTGTCAACGATAATCGATGAACGACTCTGATATTAAACAATAGAAGACATGAtaattaaacgtattaaacgcGATTCACGTCGATTCACGGTCTAATCTAAATTGATTTTATCTCGGAATTCCGAACCGGTTCCACAGCGAAGGATATCATTGTTAAACGCGATCAAAAATTATCATTTCGAtcatttttccctttctcttgTCGATATTGCTATCGTAATTAAATACTTAAGACATGAAATACCGTTTGGTTCCTTTCTCCCATTTCCTTTTCACCGTTGCTAAGTATCTCAGCTTTCACGATATCGAAACAATCGTGAACCCATTCGATAGATCTTTATACAGATTCGTGGAAAACCATATCTATTAGATAAGCATTAGTTTTATCGAACGATTGGAAACGTTTTTCTGGAtcaatatctttaaatattccatGGCCACGTCATGAACGATGAATAATTAACACCCTTTGAGAGATGTTTGGATTAGGGTACGTAGCCAACGACACGTTGAATCGTTTTCCTAAAGTTATCGTCGAATTTTTCAAGGAATCTTTTCTCAGAACTCGTCTGCACTGAAGCAACATGCGGCGACTTTTTCAAGAAACTTGGAACAGCGACAAGAGATTGCTCGATGGTGCTTCAGCGAAGACGAGCCCTTACACTATACGTTTTGTTCAATCGAATGTCGTTAAAAACTTATTATCGATGGAGACTTACTATCTCGAGACTAACAGAAGATTCGTCGATTATATGTTGCAGCCTATGGTTCAGAATCCTCAAATAGCGGAATCGAAGAGCGTGGTATCCCGTCAAGCAGGGCGAGGATAGCCATCCCATCCTAACTCTCTCGAGTTTCCAGTTGGCGTGATTGAAAGGCCTCCAAGACGTCGACTCCGTCGGTGATCAAGTTATCGGGGGGTGGAACAGGTGGAGGTGGGGAGCAATTGTCCCCAGGGCCTGGCCCACCTCCCCCGCCGTCCCCAACCGAGCATACCGATGCTCACGAGAACGATGGTGCCACCGTCGCGTCAAAACGCATTGACAGCTTTCCACAGAGTGCTGAAACCACCATGAGCTTCGTCTTAAAGTTGGGCACCGTAGAAACATCCCTCGAGAAGAAGAACTGTAGCAGCAGTCAGCCGTCCTCGTCGGTGAATCAGGAAACATCGAACCAGACGGGAACCGACGATGCCGGCGGCAAACCACAGATCCTTCAATGTTTGGAAAGCGCTGCAGAAATTCCAACTGGTCATGTTATTTCCTTTTCCACCGTGAAATCAGTTAGCGTTACCTATCCAGTAGCAAAAGCCGTTAGGGAGGTGCAGAGAATCACTGGACCTCAAACGAATACCACCCAGGTGCTGTCGACTCGCGTCATCTCTCAGAAATTACCGTCGTCTAGCCATCAAACGCAGCCCGCGCCTTTAACGCTGAACGCATCCTCCAACGTAACCCATGTTCCGGTAAACGCTCAATCTATATCATCTCCAGGTAGCGGAGTAGCACATGTGTATCCTTTGCAGCATGCCACAGTATCTACGCAGAGCAAACAGCAAACTAGAAATCAGGTGGTCGTCACCTGTGAGGGCaagcaacaacagcaacagacGACCACGATATCTAGTTTGCAGGCTAACATGCCTTTAAAAGTCCAACCGGTCCCTTCACAGCTTGTCGTAAGCAACAACGCGGTTAGAGCCATCACTACCGCGACTTCGTTGCCCAACATTCAAAGGATACACGTGAAAACGCAAAATCTCGTCGGACAGGGTCAGACGGTTAACTTGCAGAAAGTGAAGGCTGTGACGAATGTCAGTCAAGGGGTAACCGTGCAGAGGAACTCCGTACCTAGGATACAGACCGCACAGAAGAGCCAAATGTCGTCGACTGGTGCCGCTCAAACCACCCAGTTTGCTGTTAATCAAGTCACGAACAATACCAACGTACAGAGAGCCCAACAACAAGGGAATTCGACGCTTCAGAAAGCGCAAGCAAACGCCGCGAACACGCAGAAAGTAGCGCAGGTCTACAATAATCAAAAGGTATCGTCGCAGATGTTAAGTAGCCATCCGAATCATAAAGCACAACTACAACAGATACCGGGTAATCAACAGCAGGGATTACAGAAATTACAGGTTCAGTCACAGAAGACCGTGACTGTGCCTAGGCAGCAATCGAACGCTGCGGCGGTGAATAACGTCCAAAAATGTGGCAACTCCGTAGCTGGTATGCAGAAGGTACAAGTAATGGGGCAAGTACAATGTCAGCAACAGTTACCGCAGGTTCAGAAACACGTGCAACAGGTTCAGCCGCCGACGCAGCATCAAAGATCACAAACTGCGACGGCTTTGCAAAAGTCTCAGACTGCGACCACGGTTAATTCCAGCAGAGTACAATCTTTCGCGAGCGCTTGCAAGAGTAACAGCGTTCCAAATATCAATAAAACGCTCCAGAACGCCAACTTATTAACCGTAAACAAACAACCAGTGATCCCACAGCCACAACAATCGCAGCAAGTACATATCCAGAACTCGTCCCAATTGCAACAACAGTTGCTACAGCAAACTTCGCAAGCACAACAACAATCGCAGCAACAAGCGGCGCAGAAACAACAGTCTCAGCAGCAACAACAAGCGAATACGAATCCACAAACACAGAAAAGTCACAGTATTACAAATGTTCATCAAAAGGTTGCGACGATCGCCGCGACCATCCCCAATAACCAACGAACTCAGGTAGTTAACTCCAAGATTCAACAACAACAGATGGTCATGAGAGTAGGTGTGACGAAGAATCAAGCGCAAAATTTACAGCAGAGCAACTTGAAAAGTAGTGTACCTCAGAAAATTGCAAATACCGTAAAAACTTCGAACTCGCAGAACGTTGTACAACAGTCGTTGCATAGAAATGCGAATGCGCAGCCAGTAAAAATAATTCAGCAACAACAGAACGTTATAGGGCCGCAGAATGCTCAAAAACAGCCTGGATGCATCAAAACGATACCTCCTCAAAAACCAGCTCAAAGGAATCACACGCAAAAGGTAGCCGGTATTAAGACCTCTCTAAATACAAACGTAGCTGCGGTGAAAGGTCAAGGTCCGGCAACTGCGATCGCACAAAAGACAAGCATCAAAACCTTGCTTCCTCAACAGACTGTTGCCACGAATATGTTGATGCATAAAAATCAGCCGATTAAAATACAGCAGCAAGCTATACAACAAAAACAACTTATTACAACGTCACAGTTTTCCCAGCAAGTTAGACAACAATCTGGACAAGTAAAGACGTTACTGCCAGTAACTAGCATGGAACCTCGCAAAGATGTTGAGAATAAGTTAGTGTCTATTTCTGTCATTTATATATTCGttgatcttttatttcacCCCGCGCGCACATTCTATAtcaattgaataattaaatttattatttttccagaATCGAACCCGAGCTGCGCGAATCTAAAGAAGACGAGCGTCAACAACGTCCTATAACTCCAATTATAAGAATACCTCCGCCTTACGAGGTAACACATATATCGTAGTAAACATAACGCGAAGTTTAATAACGAATCTTCAGTGCCATTTTTGCAGTGTACACTGTTGCATTTTGTAGTCTGTATAGTTGTTCCTAGAACACGTAATTCTTGATTATAGTGTCTTCAGTACGTCCTACAGGATCACAATTATGGGGCACCACCACCACGAACACCATCACCTCCGTCACCCCCATCTCATGCAAAACAGCCTATCAACGGTGCCGGAAGTTCGTCTACGACTTCTCAGCATCCTTACATTTATGGAAAAGGTACGAAATCCTACTAGCTACTCGATTAGATTCACAATAACAATGAAAGCCGTGTATTTTTCATGCGACTTTGTGTTATTCATCATAGTTGTTAGTGGCGCTAATATGGACGACGATGCAGCCAGTGCTATCAGTAGCGAAATAGGCAGGGACGCAGAACTGGAAGGCGAAGAAACCGAAACTGCTCCCGAGGGTGAAGGGGATGATGAAGACAGTGTTACTAGATGTATATGgtaattatttgtattaaaaaatatattaattcatatttatatattgtatattatattatatattgtatattatattatatattcatatttaaaaatttgttcatttcTAGTGACTTTGAACACGATGATGGATACATGATCTGTTGTGATCGTTGCTTGTAAGTTTAAGTTGTGACGTTTAAGATATTTAATGGAATTCAGCTCAGTGCGCTGCTATAGCAAgtgtaaatttttcatttcagaGTTTGGCAACACGTTGATTGCATGGGTATAGATCGTTCTAACATTCCTGACGAATACCTCTGTGAGATTTGTCGACCGCGACGAGTAGATAGGCAAAGAGCTCGTGCTTTGCAAATGCGTAAACGCGAGGAATTGCTAAATTCAGATACATCATCCGATACATCGTCCACCAGTTCGGCAGATACTGACGTTGGGGTCAGTACGATTCCCAAGAAACGAACTTTGCAACAACAAATTCCTCGACGAAAATCCGAACCTCCGCAAGTAAGACGACTGaacaacaataacaacaacaataataataacgtcGCGAAAAGGCAGAGGAGAGATTCTCATCCGAGACAATCCAGTGCTGTTCGTAAAAAAGAAGCTACAAAGCGAGGCCCGGGTAAACGCAAAGCTAAACGGAGAATGAGTTTGGAAGATAAAGAAGAGGAAACTCAAGATACGTGGAACTCCAACGTCGCGCCACTAAGACAGTGGATCGAACGTTACGAGGAAGCAGTGACAAATCACTATAGTCCAGAATTACGAGCCAGGATATCATCTATCAAAGTAAATGGTACACACAGTGATTTGAGACAGAGTAACATGAATGTCATTGCCACCGGAAAGTGTAGGCTCAACGTACATAGTAACAACGTTAGGGTAAGTATTTTTTCAAACGAGGACagttattttttaatgaaaataagtatcttaaaaaaatttttactcTTCTTATATAGTTTCTGGTAGCAACGATGTATCTCCCACCAAACACACCCGTCGTTGAATTACGAGGAAAGTATATGTTAAGTACGCAACATCGACCGTCCTATCCTCAAGGAAGGCATCATACTCAGAGGCCCGGACCCTTTGTATTCTTTTATCGATTACCACGAGACGGAACAGAAGTCTGTGTAGATACAAGAACGTATGGAAACGATGCTAGATTTGTGCGACGTAGTTGTAAACCTAACGCGGAAGTGAAACATTGTATAGAAAAAGGAACGTTACATTTGTATATTGTGACTACAATCGCGATTGAGAAAAATGCCGAGATTACGATCAGACACGAACAACATGATCTCTTGCTATCCCCTAATCCAAATAGCCCTATGATGCCCATTGTCTGTGCGTGTAATAACCCGAGGGAATGTCAAATAGTGTCTCTAAATCAGTTGAATAGAAGAGGAAGCAACGGAGCATTGGCTGAGAATGCAGATGGCCGAGAGCGGAGACGAAGGGGTAGACGAAACACAATTTGCGAGGACAGCGATTCCTCGACCGTGATATCCAATAATACTGTCATCACGCAACCTGCACCACCGCCGACGACAGTGTCATCATCGGTATCCGCACCACCAAGAAGGACAGTTACAACCACCGTTGCAAATACGGTGCGCCAAATACCTAAAGAGGAACCGCTGACGCTAGTGCAACAGCCGCAAACTTCTCCGAATTTAAGTCAACCAATAGTGCCAGAGACTAAGAAAGACAAGAAGAAGATGAccagagaagagagaaagatggAAGCTATTATGAAAGCTTTCGAGAGGCTCGAGAAAGCGGAACAAAGGAAACAAGAAGTTCAAGCACGAAATGCACAGCGGAAGGAGTCTGGTGGTACGCATAGCGATAACGAAGATAGTCATAGCGTCACGATACAAACAAAGCAAAAACAACAAAATTCCGATAGACCTTTAAGGCGGAAGAGAAGAAAGGGTAGAGCACGGACTACTAGTACTTCTCAATCGCAAAGTAGCAGTCGAAGAACTAGATTGAATTCCGCGGATTCGGACGAATCGTCCGGAGAAGAAAGCAATTCGATGCAATCACCACCTTTGTTAAACCAAAATCATTCGCAAAGTCGAGATGCTCCTTATCACCTGCATACTCCTGCCAAAAGCACGAACGAAAGCGTGACTACAGCTGGTCATCAAGGAATACCAACGGCAGCTGGTTTACTGTTGGCTTTAGCAAATTCTAACGCACCCGGACCGAGTTCGCCTCCTTTGCAACAACCAACGCCAGTTAAAAGTCCAACCTGTGACAGCGGTGCAAGCAGCAGCTCCCAAAGTTCAACTCCATCCACTCCTTTATCCTCGGCTTGCTTGTTAGTCGCAGCAGCGGTTGGTCCTCTAGCTCCTGGCTTTAAATTTCCGAAAACCAAGAAAGTTCTAATGAATGAATGGTTAAAAGAGTCACCCGATCCACCGCAAAGCAATATATCTCAGATCTCACCGTTACCAGCATTACCACCGGCTTCTGCGACGAATTCGATAAATCCTCTTTGCAGGTCTTCGGATTTTTCTTTACCGACGGACTCATCCGCAGAATTCTTAACGCAGAGTTATGCAGCCAAAAGTTTAGCCACTCTTGTGCAGGCGGCGAATTCGGTATCTGGAATATGTGATTCACCGCCACAACGCAAACAACAGGCAATCAGTGGAAATACGATTTGCCCTGTTTCTACGGGATCTGCCAAGAAAAGATGGTTACGTCAAGCCATTTCTGAAGAATGTGATTCACCAAATAGTCGACCGGAGAGTCCGCCGGCCAGTGAAATGGTAGCTCCAccgaagaaaagaagaatagcTAGGGAAAGTTTATCGTCAGACAATTACACTCCACCCACTACACCTACTATGTTAGTCCCTGAGTCCACTCCGAACAATAGATCTTTGTGTCCTGTTGAAGTGAGTTGCTGTTTGATTGTATGTTGAAAtgtttttttgtaaattaataggaATTTGATTTCTTAATTAAACCATTTTTTTCAGGACGATTTCATCGAGCACCTACAATCCTCGTTGGTTGATCAGAATGAAGAAGGTCACACGGCAACAGAATCTGTAAAGCAAGAGGTTGCCTCACACGAACACGCGAATTCAAACGAGGCCGTACGACAAAAACTTTCGATAGATATTCCACAGGATTTTCATCTCAAAACTGTAAAATCCGAGAAACATTTAGTGATAGACACTTCGATAATGAAACAAGAGAACATGGGGGTgaagaaggaagagaaagatgAAATGGATTGTGACACTTACATGCACTTGGAGTCAAAATCTTTTATCAAGAATGAATTGCGATCTGTTAAAAACGAACCGGTTGGCCATCAGAAAAATAAGAGCAAGaaggaatatattataaagaaagaagagaattttGATATGGAAAAAGGTACAGTCGAGATAGTCGATCAAAACGAAGGAGACACAGAAATGGAAGATTTCAGCTCTCCAGTCGCTGTTATGGAATCGGATGCAATTCTGAAGGAACGCGTGGCTGAGATGAAACTAGAATTCGGAGGTAGTATAAGTGAGATGGTTAAAGTTGAAGACGATAAATGTGATGATGATAAAAGATCCGAAGACGCGAAGTGCGAAATGAAATCTGACGACAACATGTCGATCGATGAATTTGACGTTGAAGCTcaaatgaagaaaattactGGCGACGATGGAAATGATTATAAGGAAAAAGTAGATACTAGTTCGGAGAAGGATAAAAGCATGGATGGTATTGAGGGTTTGATGGAGAGCTCCAAAGAAGATTCCGAATCTGAGGATAAAGAAATAGATGATGTGAAATACGAGTCGCCAACGTTCAAATCATTCAATTTAAACCACGAGGAAAAGTTATTCAAAGAATTCGGAAGCAAACCCGAACCAGAATGTATCATTGACAATAGCATTAAAGAAATCGAACAGAGCCAGGAATCTCAGAAAATTGAACAACCGTCCGCGTTCGTTACTTCATCCGAAGAATCCATTTTTGAGTCTGTGTCTTCCAACATGGACACAGAATCTATCACAGAACCACCAAAGAGTTTCCATTCCATTCCACCATTAAGTGAACGAATTCGTAAAAAGACAGAAGCAACAAGTGCTCCAAAAAGCCAATTAAATTTTGAAGCAGCTATTATCGAATCTACCATTGATATGGAGACAGAAGATGAATCCAAAAATGGCGAACAAAAGTCTATGCTCTCGACGGCGTTAAGGGAATTGCTGGAAGCTAAGTTGGATGATCTAACAAACGAGAGCGCTAAAGAAGAAGtgatagaagaaaataatacacCATACATCGAGCCAAAGTCTGAAACTTCTGAGCAGATTATAGAGATACAAGAGTGTACAGCAAAACCAACCCCTCAAAATGTTCACAATGAAGAAACTCCAGTAAAAGAGGAGGAAGCTCCGCCTAAAgaaattaaacgattaaagGACCCGAGAACTGTCGTTCCAAATAGTATGCCAGCTCCTGCATTTAAACCCGAAACAATCCCTCCTGTTAAACGAAAGGTTAGAATAactatagaataaaatttctacttCGAAGTTATTCTACCATGTGTTTCTTGTTTATTCAAAAGTAATTTACTGTTCTAGTTGTCCATATCAGAATACCGTAAACGCAAACAGCAATCGTCTGGCACGCCTCCAGAACCTGAACCGTCGAGTGATGCTTCTACAACAGATAAGGGAGGAGCTAGAGGTAGATCAGACAGTGCGAGCAGTGGAACTTCGTCGCTCAGTTCCGATGAGGAAGGTTCCAAAATCTCATTATCTCTTGATGTACCGACCTTAACCACATTACCGCTTTTCACGAACGTGGAAGGCGAGGAAAAGAAAGGTTAATATAGAGGATACTAAGAGGTTTAAGGTTGAGATAATAACAATAGGTTTAAGCGTCAAAAATTATAAACTATTTTGTTACAACATTTCATACTCTTATAGGTGGTGAGGAAGGGACAATTGGTTGGTCTGCCGCGCCAACTTTAGTCGAACGTCAAAGAGAAAATCTTACAGAAAGATTGAAACGAGAATTTGGATTGTTCCTCAGCGACGACGAAGAGGAAAGAGCTCGCAAACATGGTAAATATTACTATTCTCTTTTGCCATTTCATTACTTTTTACATGACTGTAAATCGTTACAGGTTTAACGGCGGAGGCAATACTGAAAGCGCGTAAAACATCTCCGCCTCATCCTACTGTATCGAATACTCCACCAGGTTACCCGGTACCTCAATTGCCTCCTCAACCCTATATACCTCCTCCAGGATCTGCATCCATCCATTATTCTCAGTTCCAAGCTAAACCTTGTCCCGTTCAGTACCCAAACTTCACAGTTCCACAGAATTCTTCGCAACAAGTCTATTCGAATGCTACACCTCAGACATCTGCAAATAAACAGCCACAACAATTCTTAGTACCCCAAGCGTCTCAAGCACCACCAGGCTCAAATCCGTATCCTCCCCAGTTTATTCCGCCGTCTACCACAGCAGTATCGATCTCCAAATACACGCCTGTTACACCGCCACCTGGAAATCAAATGTATCCTGCATCTGGCCAATCACAGAAACAGTTTTATAATCACCCGGCACCAAGGTCTTAACCCACATAAAAGGTAGCTCTGTCGAAAAGTTTTTAGTctggaaaaatttttattagactTCGTCGGATCGCGAGTTAATTTGTCGATTGGTTTCGAACAAAAGCGAAACTCGCAGCTGGTCGCTTAATTCCATTAGATTAAAGTGTTAAGTTATCCTCCCTGGCCTGAGAGAAGGGAAGGGGGTGAAACAAGATATCTTGAGTGGAACAGAATATAAATTCACGATCTCTTCTATTTAACGTCATTCGTGTTATAGCAAAAGGGTATTTAGATTATATGATAAGATGATAATTCGCGCACGCAACTGACAGTAAATCAGAAGAGATTCGTGATACCAGGTGCTACACTGTTCTCTCTTGTATTAAAAACCTTTATGTGCGTACATCGTTGATTGTGAAAGGAGAAACAAGGAATATTAATACTACTGATGGTTTCGGAGACGCACTCGATGGAATTTGCGTGGCCTAAAGTGATAATTAAGTAttttaaacagaaaaaaaagaaatcgaaagaaatgaaagaaaataaaacgtaATGCTCTCACGCATTATATGACCGTGTTTAAGGAAACTACTGGCATCTAAGCATTATGGCCAAAAGTGTATCGTACGCCGCGTACACTTTTTATATTGGAGAAGTGGTGCCCTAAAAAACGTTTATATATAGCACTAGTCCAATTGTGGCGAAATTGTAACAAAGCTGAAATTAATCTGAATGATAATCGTGATATTCAGAGCCCACATCTGAcagttatatatattatatatgtatacacacatacacaaaAACAGATACACAAAATGTGCATACCAATATTATACGATTTTTCTGTAAATATCATTTGCATATATGCATAATATAACGGTGTCGAAATGTATATTTAAGTTAAAGATCGAGGGAGAGAtacaaaaaaaattcaaaCACTGTGCTGTGagttgcaatttttatttttattttcatgttttattttttcttttcttctttctttctttttcttcttcttttttttttttttttttttttttttaatagaaagaacaaaaagaaaggagTATCGGCATGATCGGAATTTTAGgaaaagtaaataataaattcaagtGATGATATCACTGTACAGTGCCAGGTTTATTATCGGACAATTGGAATTTTCGCTTTTTAATTCCATTGTGACAATAATGTCGATTCTATAGGAAGGAAACAGGTCTGTTTAGGGTAAAATTGTACAGGCCCTAGACTGAATGTTCCTACGTATCGATTTCGTCACTCTGTACCTCCTGCTAAGAGTCTGACATGTCTTTTCTTTTAAGAATTGTTCTTTTGCGctcaaattttctaatttctctTCATTGTTTTTCCATAACACGATCGACAGTACAACATGTTTTTAGTTGATACTGAGAGGCGTCTCCGCGACAAATAACCTTTTATTTGATGATCCGTGGAAGTCCTGAAACTGAACATTCATTCTGAAGTACAAAGCTCTTTAAGAGGCGATTTAGAGAAAGAATGtataaaagagagaaagagtgggagagaaagagagagggagagagagagagagagagagagagagagagagaggaagagaataTAAGCTGCagtaagaaaaaagaaattagtaTGACAGGAGAATCGTAAGCtattttttgtaaatgaaAAAGTGAGAAAACGAATTAACGAATAGATAGGTAGAGTGCGTCTTTTTCGTTTCcgaaatttgtaaattgttCTAATTGTTCTATACGCGTATTAAAAAAGATAtctaattttttgtttttcaaaagatttatttatttgtgttGTAAATCtattttcgttattttcttttcttcctttttagtCCGGTGATCAttaatttttctgtatttttatttgacgAATGTAAATGGTACATTTGATTAAGGACAATTCTCCCAGTGTACACAGCGAGCGGTGTAATTTAAGATTAGCGTGTTGTACAAAGATTTCATATCGGAATTCTCGCGTATTTGTcgtgtgtacatatatatatattaaatacgttaattaattacaatttcttATTGGGAGTTCCTCGTTGTAATATGAGTTATAACTGTCCGGCTTTTGTATATTTCGCAGATTTTAGACTCATGGTTAACATTCTACCCAAAAGAAATACACACAACGAATTACTTTTCTCGGTCGAAGGGAAAATTTCTAGCTGAAAAGAGTTTAAACTTTGCTGAATCTGAAGgccataaatatttcttactttCCGCTGATCTTTTCCCATGTGCAACAACAATTATAAACATCATAGGATATAGGAAGCAATTATCGAATCAAACATTAAACACAGTACTAGAGAAAGAGAAGCATTTTGATCGATATACTTGATGTTTAAAGAACTGACCTAGAAAACTTTTCGAGGTAACTAAATTTTACTTATTCGCACAGagacaaagaaaaataaagtattttctAATAACGAAGAAGTGAGATATTATGTACAATTTAAGATTTCGATAACAACGTTTcggataaatgaaaaatatatttaatacttatacatacatatagtTCCTCGAAGAGTTTTCACGAGCCAACAGATCGATCTGTTTATCACCTTTTTATGTATTCATTCAGTTTCAAACGAATAGTCAAAAAGTGATCACAATTGGTAAATTTATGTAGTTACAAAAATTGCGAGGTTTTAGCAAACGACAAAGCCACGTTTTACTGTTGTAACATGCTTAAAacacaaatttttaaacacGACATTAAAGTTTAGAGAGATCTGTAACTAGGgaataagatattaaaaaaacgGAATACAGAAGAATGAATTTTACTGAAATCCCTGTGCATTCTATGGATTTCGCTagtaatagaaaaaatataaaactacAGTGTACGAATTCTTCAACTACTTACTAACTTGTGTTTATTTGACTGCAgattttatttaagaaaaaaaaaaaaaaagaaaacaaaagagAAGGAGCATAAACAAAATAATGACATGGAAAAATACTTGCAATTCGAGAAAAAA
Encoded proteins:
- the LOC126874165 gene encoding uncharacterized protein LOC126874165 isoform X1, which translates into the protein MSFVLKLGTVETSLEKKNCSSSQPSSSVNQETSNQTGTDDAGGKPQILQCLESAAEIPTGHVISFSTVKSVSVTYPVAKAVREVQRITGPQTNTTQVLSTRVISQKLPSSSHQTQPAPLTLNASSNVTHVPVNAQSISSPGSGVAHVYPLQHATVSTQSKQQTRNQVVVTCEGKQQQQQTTTISSLQANMPLKVQPVPSQLVVSNNAVRAITTATSLPNIQRIHVKTQNLVGQGQTVNLQKVKAVTNVSQGVTVQRNSVPRIQTAQKSQMSSTGAAQTTQFAVNQVTNNTNVQRAQQQGNSTLQKAQANAANTQKVAQVYNNQKVSSQMLSSHPNHKAQLQQIPGNQQQGLQKLQVQSQKTVTVPRQQSNAAAVNNVQKCGNSVAGMQKVQVMGQVQCQQQLPQVQKHVQQVQPPTQHQRSQTATALQKSQTATTVNSSRVQSFASACKSNSVPNINKTLQNANLLTVNKQPVIPQPQQSQQVHIQNSSQLQQQLLQQTSQAQQQSQQQAAQKQQSQQQQQANTNPQTQKSHSITNVHQKVATIAATIPNNQRTQVVNSKIQQQQMVMRVGVTKNQAQNLQQSNLKSSVPQKIANTVKTSNSQNVVQQSLHRNANAQPVKIIQQQQNVIGPQNAQKQPGCIKTIPPQKPAQRNHTQKVAGIKTSLNTNVAAVKGQGPATAIAQKTSIKTLLPQQTVATNMLMHKNQPIKIQQQAIQQKQLITTSQFSQQVRQQSGQVKTLLPVTSMEPRKDVENKIEPELRESKEDERQQRPITPIIRIPPPYECLQYVLQDHNYGAPPPRTPSPPSPPSHAKQPINGAGSSSTTSQHPYIYGKVVSGANMDDDAASAISSEIGRDAELEGEETETAPEGEGDDEDSVTRCICDFEHDDGYMICCDRCLVWQHVDCMGIDRSNIPDEYLCEICRPRRVDRQRARALQMRKREELLNSDTSSDTSSTSSADTDVGVSTIPKKRTLQQQIPRRKSEPPQVRRLNNNNNNNNNNVAKRQRRDSHPRQSSAVRKKEATKRGPGKRKAKRRMSLEDKEEETQDTWNSNVAPLRQWIERYEEAVTNHYSPELRARISSIKVNGTHSDLRQSNMNVIATGKCRLNVHSNNVRFLVATMYLPPNTPVVELRGKYMLSTQHRPSYPQGRHHTQRPGPFVFFYRLPRDGTEVCVDTRTYGNDARFVRRSCKPNAEVKHCIEKGTLHLYIVTTIAIEKNAEITIRHEQHDLLLSPNPNSPMMPIVCACNNPRECQIVSLNQLNRRGSNGALAENADGRERRRRGRRNTICEDSDSSTVISNNTVITQPAPPPTTVSSSVSAPPRRTVTTTVANTVRQIPKEEPLTLVQQPQTSPNLSQPIVPETKKDKKKMTREERKMEAIMKAFERLEKAEQRKQEVQARNAQRKESGGTHSDNEDSHSVTIQTKQKQQNSDRPLRRKRRKGRARTTSTSQSQSSSRRTRLNSADSDESSGEESNSMQSPPLLNQNHSQSRDAPYHLHTPAKSTNESVTTAGHQGIPTAAGLLLALANSNAPGPSSPPLQQPTPVKSPTCDSGASSSSQSSTPSTPLSSACLLVAAAVGPLAPGFKFPKTKKVLMNEWLKESPDPPQSNISQISPLPALPPASATNSINPLCRSSDFSLPTDSSAEFLTQSYAAKSLATLVQAANSVSGICDSPPQRKQQAISGNTICPVSTGSAKKRWLRQAISEECDSPNSRPESPPASEMVAPPKKRRIARESLSSDNYTPPTTPTMLVPESTPNNRSLCPVEDDFIEHLQSSLVDQNEEGHTATESVKQEVASHEHANSNEAVRQKLSIDIPQDFHLKTVKSEKHLVIDTSIMKQENMGVKKEEKDEMDCDTYMHLESKSFIKNELRSVKNEPVGHQKNKSKKEYIIKKEENFDMEKGTVEIVDQNEGDTEMEDFSSPVAVMESDAILKERVAEMKLEFGGSISEMVKVEDDKCDDDKRSEDAKCEMKSDDNMSIDEFDVEAQMKKITGDDGNDYKEKVDTSSEKDKSMDGIEGLMESSKEDSESEDKEIDDVKYESPTFKSFNLNHEEKLFKEFGSKPEPECIIDNSIKEIEQSQESQKIEQPSAFVTSSEESIFESVSSNMDTESITEPPKSFHSIPPLSERIRKKTEATSAPKSQLNFEAAIIESTIDMETEDESKNGEQKSMLSTALRELLEAKLDDLTNESAKEEVIEENNTPYIEPKSETSEQIIEIQECTAKPTPQNVHNEETPVKEEEAPPKEIKRLKDPRTVVPNSMPAPAFKPETIPPVKRKLSISEYRKRKQQSSGTPPEPEPSSDASTTDKGGARGRSDSASSGTSSLSSDEEGSKISLSLDVPTLTTLPLFTNVEGEEKKGGEEGTIGWSAAPTLVERQRENLTERLKREFGLFLSDDEEERARKHGLTAEAILKARKTSPPHPTVSNTPPGYPVPQLPPQPYIPPPGSASIHYSQFQAKPCPVQYPNFTVPQNSSQQVYSNATPQTSANKQPQQFLVPQASQAPPGSNPYPPQFIPPSTTAVSISKYTPVTPPPGNQMYPASGQSQKQFYNHPAPRS